In Anaerolineae bacterium, a genomic segment contains:
- a CDS encoding VOC family protein has product MTDFRLHPRTRPAAVALTVINLLRMLDFYQRLLGLRLHRHEDGMAVLGAGGPDLLYLVEDRTARRYRGTSGLYHFAVLLPDRRELARAIARLIRAGYPNAPTDHVMTKTTYLDDPEGNGIELYCESPEDGEFIVDGQRFYARWADGRWSDGREPLDLHALFAYLRPDDDLAAPMPPSTRIGHVHLHVGNLDEAMRFYHEVLGFDHRGLMRLFRMGMVSVDGYHHHIGFNTWQGEDAPSAPPNAAGLRWFSLALPDEAAREAVLANVRRHGLMPECHELGWQVRDPSGNRIVLTVNPEVAAAAT; this is encoded by the coding sequence ATGACCGACTTCCGACTTCATCCCCGAACCCGACCCGCAGCGGTAGCCCTAACCGTTATCAATCTGCTGCGAATGCTAGATTTCTATCAACGCCTGCTGGGCTTGCGCCTGCACCGCCACGAGGACGGCATGGCCGTTTTGGGCGCAGGCGGGCCGGACCTGTTGTACCTAGTTGAGGACCGTACCGCGCGGCGCTATCGCGGGACGAGCGGCCTCTACCACTTCGCCGTGTTGCTGCCGGATCGCCGTGAGCTGGCGCGCGCCATCGCTCGCCTCATCCGGGCGGGCTATCCCAATGCGCCCACCGATCACGTCATGACTAAGACGACTTACCTCGATGATCCGGAGGGCAACGGCATTGAGCTCTATTGCGAGTCACCTGAGGATGGCGAGTTCATCGTGGACGGACAGCGCTTCTATGCCCGATGGGCCGACGGCCGATGGAGCGACGGCCGCGAGCCACTAGACCTGCACGCGCTCTTCGCTTACCTGCGCCCTGACGACGATCTGGCCGCGCCCATGCCGCCGTCCACACGCATCGGCCACGTGCACTTGCACGTCGGCAACCTGGACGAGGCCATGCGCTTCTATCACGAGGTGCTCGGCTTTGATCATCGAGGGCTAATGCGGCTCTTCCGTATGGGCATGGTCTCGGTGGATGGCTATCACCACCATATCGGCTTCAACACTTGGCAAGGCGAGGACGCGCCATCGGCGCCGCCTAACGCAGCTGGACTGCGCTGGTTCTCGCTAGCCTTGCCGGACGAGGCCGCACGGGAGGCCGTGCTGGCTAACGTTCGCCGCCACGGACTGATGCCGGAATGCCACGAACTCGGCTGGCAGGTGCGCGATCCGTCTGGGAATCGCATTGTGTTAACGGTCAACCCGGAGGTCGCTGCTGCCGCGACGTAG
- a CDS encoding citrate synthase/methylcitrate synthase encodes MTNQAAVEMKVNPGLDGIVAAQTRLSCIDGQAGELIIAGFPVEELASKATFEETVYLLWYDTLPNAAQLADFRQALAARRALPQITQLVLNAAAAQKIPVMDALRMAVSSISSQASRDMHQDALILVACFPTIVATYWRLLNGQEPIAPRADLNHAANYLYMLSGQIPSPERVRGMETYLNTVVDHGLNASTFTARVIISTQSDLISAITGAIGALKGPLHGGAPGPALDMVLEIGEPSRAEPYLRAKLEQDERLMGFGHRVYKVRDPRAEVLSAAAERLFRTDGDTKLYELARHVEQVAVALLAEYKPGRNLQTNVEFYTALLLHGLGLPTDLFTPTFAISRVAGWIAHCFEQQAANRLIRPQSVYIGVKGRRWIPLEAR; translated from the coding sequence ATGACCAATCAAGCAGCTGTTGAGATGAAGGTAAACCCCGGGCTAGACGGTATCGTGGCGGCACAAACCCGCCTGAGTTGCATAGACGGTCAGGCTGGCGAGCTGATCATTGCGGGCTTTCCGGTCGAAGAGCTGGCCAGCAAAGCGACTTTCGAGGAAACGGTCTACTTGTTATGGTACGATACGCTACCCAACGCTGCACAACTGGCTGATTTCCGACAAGCTCTAGCCGCTCGACGCGCGCTGCCCCAGATCACTCAGCTTGTCCTAAACGCTGCGGCCGCTCAGAAAATCCCTGTAATGGATGCCTTGCGTATGGCTGTGAGCAGTATCAGCTCGCAGGCTTCGAGAGATATGCATCAGGACGCTTTGATCCTGGTAGCCTGTTTCCCTACTATAGTCGCCACTTACTGGCGGCTGTTGAATGGCCAGGAGCCGATCGCTCCTCGTGCCGACCTGAACCACGCCGCCAATTATCTGTACATGCTCTCCGGCCAAATCCCCAGCCCAGAGCGTGTTCGCGGCATGGAAACGTATCTCAACACGGTGGTGGACCATGGCCTGAACGCCTCCACATTTACCGCCCGTGTGATTATCTCCACGCAGTCAGACCTGATCTCGGCGATCACCGGAGCCATTGGGGCGCTGAAGGGTCCACTGCACGGCGGCGCCCCGGGGCCTGCGCTCGATATGGTCCTCGAGATCGGCGAGCCTTCACGGGCCGAGCCATACCTTCGAGCTAAGCTAGAACAAGATGAACGGCTAATGGGCTTCGGGCACCGCGTCTACAAGGTCCGCGATCCGCGGGCTGAGGTGCTTTCCGCCGCCGCAGAACGCCTCTTCCGGACTGATGGCGACACGAAGCTGTATGAGCTGGCACGCCATGTGGAGCAGGTGGCGGTAGCCTTGCTGGCAGAATACAAACCGGGGCGCAATCTGCAGACCAATGTGGAATTCTATACAGCCTTGCTCTTACATGGGTTGGGCCTTCCCACCGATCTGTTCACTCCAACCTTTGCTATTAGCCGGGTGGCTGGTTGGATCGCCCATTGCTTCGAACAACAAGCGGCAAATCGGCTCATCCGTCCCCAATCCGTCTACATCGGAGTCAAGGGCCGACGGTGGATCCCCCTCGAGGCTAGATAG
- a CDS encoding glycosyltransferase produces the protein MHVLHLYKDYPPVLGGIENHIRMLAEAQTALGHEVTVLVCSRDRRTYEERLNGVRVIRAGRLATAVSMPLSWRQPLILARLQADIAHVHSPYPLGEVANWLWGRAQATVITHHSDIVRQRAILCFYGPILRRVLRAADAIIATSPCYLESSPWLQPVRDRCTVVPLGVDLSRFTVPARHMHTPPTLLFVGKLRYYKGLDTLLRAMPQVPQARLVIVGDGPMREVWQRLAAQLRLEPRVQFVGEVSDVELPSYYANADLFVLPANARAEAFGTVLLEAMASGLPVISTELGTGTSWVNQDGVTGRVVPPGDPDTLAAVLRELLAAPSQLVQMGKAARARVEAEFSLSAMVRRVEAVYQQALHSPNRERSYA, from the coding sequence ATGCACGTCCTCCACCTGTACAAAGACTATCCTCCCGTCCTAGGCGGCATCGAGAACCATATCCGCATGCTGGCCGAAGCACAAACAGCGCTCGGCCACGAGGTCACCGTGCTGGTCTGCTCACGCGATCGCCGTACCTATGAGGAACGGCTGAACGGCGTGCGCGTGATCCGGGCCGGCCGTCTAGCTACTGCCGTTTCCATGCCGCTGAGCTGGCGTCAGCCTTTGATCCTGGCCAGGTTGCAAGCTGACATCGCCCACGTCCATTCTCCCTATCCGCTGGGCGAGGTGGCCAACTGGCTTTGGGGACGCGCTCAAGCCACCGTCATTACTCATCACAGCGACATCGTCCGCCAAAGGGCGATCTTGTGCTTTTACGGCCCGATCCTGCGCCGCGTGTTACGCGCGGCCGACGCCATCATCGCCACCAGCCCATGCTATCTCGAGAGCTCGCCGTGGCTACAGCCGGTGCGAGACCGATGCACAGTGGTGCCTCTAGGTGTTGACCTGTCCCGTTTCACCGTGCCGGCGCGCCACATGCACACGCCGCCGACCTTGCTCTTTGTGGGCAAACTCCGCTACTACAAAGGTTTGGACACGCTGCTGCGTGCTATGCCCCAAGTCCCACAGGCCAGACTCGTGATCGTGGGCGATGGCCCGATGCGTGAGGTCTGGCAACGCCTGGCAGCCCAACTAAGATTAGAGCCTCGAGTGCAATTCGTGGGGGAAGTGTCTGATGTCGAGTTGCCAAGTTACTACGCGAATGCCGATCTCTTCGTACTGCCCGCTAATGCCCGTGCCGAAGCCTTTGGCACGGTGCTGTTGGAAGCGATGGCCTCAGGGCTCCCTGTGATCAGCACCGAGCTGGGCACAGGGACTTCGTGGGTGAACCAAGATGGTGTGACCGGCCGTGTGGTGCCCCCCGGCGATCCCGACACGCTGGCTGCAGTACTTCGCGAGCTGTTAGCGGCTCCCAGCCAACTAGTGCAGATGGGGAAGGCAGCGCGGGCGCGGGTCGAAGCAGAATTCAGCTTGTCGGCAATGGTTAGGCGTGTGGAAGCTGTATACCAACAGGCGCTACACAGTCCCAACCGAGAACGATCCTACGCATGA
- a CDS encoding dipeptidase: MSTIREAAIQYVRNHRDRFLSELKELVSIPSVSTDSRHQADMQRCAAWLVEQLRASGMVRVEVFSTGGHPVVYGENLSAGPDAPTVLIYGHYDVQPPDPLDLWQSGPFEPTVRGDGLYGRGASDNKGQIMAVLKAMEAIVCTGKLPVNVKLLIEGEEEIGSPHLEDFIASHQDLLAADFCFNPDAGMIAADQPTITYALRGLAFFELRVYGPDHDLHSGLYGGVVHNPAQVLCELIADMHDEQGRVTLPGFYDKVRPLSPEERAELARLPMDERYYLQRTGVPALWGEQGYLPAERVGARPTLEVNGLLAGFTGEGSKTVIPAQAMAKISMRLVPDQDPDEVHQQLLRFLETHAPPTVRWEVIPMAGGPASICDRHLPGVQALSRALETVWGRRPLFKREGGSIPVVAQMQKLLGIESVLTGFGLPEDNVHSPNERLHLPTWERGIEAVVHFLYNLMTDDGRQAIDKA; this comes from the coding sequence GTGTCCACTATCCGTGAAGCGGCTATCCAATACGTTCGGAACCATCGGGATCGCTTTTTAAGCGAATTGAAGGAGCTCGTCTCGATCCCTTCAGTCTCGACGGATTCACGGCATCAAGCCGATATGCAACGCTGCGCGGCGTGGCTTGTTGAGCAATTGCGCGCGTCGGGGATGGTCCGGGTGGAGGTCTTCTCCACCGGTGGTCATCCGGTAGTTTATGGCGAAAACTTGTCCGCCGGCCCGGATGCCCCCACTGTGCTGATTTACGGCCACTATGACGTGCAGCCGCCGGATCCGCTGGACCTATGGCAGAGCGGCCCCTTCGAGCCAACTGTACGCGGTGATGGTCTCTATGGCCGCGGCGCGTCCGACAACAAAGGCCAGATCATGGCCGTCCTCAAGGCAATGGAGGCCATCGTTTGCACGGGCAAATTGCCGGTCAACGTTAAGCTGCTCATCGAAGGGGAAGAGGAGATCGGCTCACCTCATTTGGAGGATTTCATCGCCAGCCATCAGGATCTGCTCGCCGCTGATTTCTGTTTCAATCCGGATGCCGGCATGATCGCTGCGGATCAGCCCACGATTACGTATGCGCTGCGTGGCCTCGCCTTCTTCGAGCTACGCGTGTACGGCCCGGATCACGATCTACACTCCGGCCTTTACGGGGGTGTGGTGCACAACCCCGCTCAGGTGCTATGTGAGCTCATCGCTGATATGCACGACGAGCAGGGGCGGGTCACATTGCCCGGCTTTTACGACAAGGTGCGCCCTCTCAGCCCAGAGGAGCGCGCTGAGCTGGCGCGCCTGCCTATGGACGAGCGCTACTACCTGCAACGGACAGGCGTGCCGGCCCTCTGGGGCGAGCAGGGGTATCTCCCGGCTGAGCGCGTGGGCGCGCGGCCTACGCTGGAGGTCAACGGCCTCCTGGCTGGCTTCACCGGCGAGGGATCGAAGACGGTCATCCCTGCCCAGGCCATGGCCAAGATCTCCATGCGCCTGGTCCCCGATCAGGACCCAGACGAAGTGCATCAACAACTGCTGCGCTTTCTGGAAACTCACGCGCCGCCCACGGTCCGCTGGGAGGTGATCCCGATGGCCGGCGGCCCGGCGTCTATCTGCGATCGGCATCTACCGGGCGTGCAGGCGCTCAGCCGGGCATTGGAAACGGTGTGGGGAAGACGACCCTTGTTCAAACGCGAGGGGGGCAGCATCCCCGTCGTCGCCCAGATGCAAAAGCTCTTGGGCATCGAGTCCGTTTTGACCGGCTTCGGGTTACCTGAGGACAACGTACATTCCCCCAACGAGCGGCTACACCTGCCCACATGGGAGCGCGGGATCGAGGCGGTGGTGCATTTTCTATACAACTTGATGACGGATGATGGACGACAGGCCATAGACAAAGCGTGA
- a CDS encoding damage-control phosphatase ARMT1 family protein: MFEVPASLIDLRSLPPPILTSKPGSFAYNTFKVRIPRIVEETIAANSFPTEIEASLWALRAEITGGRIRGLQEATPDRAFWDAVSSPYIGRSWLDVPWYWAEAFFYRRVLEATRYFQPGPWQGRDPYHAIKQTEWEPGAAPQAVNAMLQGLPSEPRARFQMLLYASLWGNRTDLSYNVAAQIGQMNSLVDERVNLLVDDSARVWQFLQERPHRRWILITDNAGTELLMDLALADFLLEEGEVAQIILHLKPQPFFVSDAMSQDVEMGVRALTEGSAQAQALGQRVQRHLASGRLQLHTHWFYATSLFYFQLPIDLHSDLAASDLVLLKGDVNYRRLLGDAQWPLTTPFEQAVAYFPTSCVALRTFKAELAVGLRPGEAERLYAQDPEWMVNGRRGVVQAKLPGVLPMADAP; this comes from the coding sequence ATGTTCGAGGTACCGGCATCGCTGATCGATCTACGCTCCCTGCCACCGCCTATTTTGACTTCAAAGCCTGGCTCCTTTGCGTACAACACGTTCAAAGTACGCATCCCGCGCATCGTGGAGGAGACGATCGCGGCCAACTCTTTCCCGACGGAGATCGAGGCCTCGCTTTGGGCGTTGCGGGCGGAGATCACGGGGGGCAGGATCCGCGGGTTGCAGGAGGCCACGCCGGATCGGGCGTTTTGGGACGCCGTATCATCGCCTTATATCGGCCGTTCTTGGTTGGATGTCCCCTGGTACTGGGCTGAGGCGTTCTTCTACCGTCGCGTGCTGGAGGCCACTCGATACTTTCAGCCGGGCCCATGGCAAGGGCGCGATCCATACCATGCCATCAAACAGACGGAATGGGAGCCGGGTGCCGCGCCGCAAGCGGTGAACGCCATGCTACAAGGCCTACCCTCCGAGCCGCGCGCGCGGTTTCAGATGCTGCTATACGCCAGCCTGTGGGGCAATCGTACCGATCTCAGCTATAACGTGGCAGCCCAGATCGGCCAGATGAACTCGCTCGTGGACGAGCGTGTCAATCTTCTGGTGGATGACTCAGCGAGGGTGTGGCAGTTCTTGCAAGAGCGTCCGCATCGCCGATGGATCCTCATCACAGATAACGCCGGCACCGAACTTTTGATGGACCTGGCACTGGCCGATTTCCTGCTAGAGGAAGGAGAGGTGGCGCAGATTATTCTCCATTTGAAACCCCAGCCCTTCTTCGTATCCGATGCCATGTCACAAGACGTGGAGATGGGTGTGCGCGCGTTGACCGAGGGAAGCGCGCAGGCACAGGCTCTAGGCCAGCGCGTTCAGCGGCACCTGGCCAGCGGGCGGCTCCAGTTGCATACGCATTGGTTCTATGCCACCAGCCTCTTTTATTTCCAATTGCCTATCGATCTGCACAGCGATTTGGCAGCCTCTGATCTGGTCTTGCTCAAAGGGGATGTAAATTATCGTCGTCTGCTGGGCGATGCACAATGGCCCTTGACAACGCCGTTCGAACAGGCTGTGGCTTATTTCCCCACCTCGTGTGTAGCGTTGCGGACCTTCAAAGCCGAGCTGGCGGTTGGGCTGCGCCCAGGAGAAGCCGAACGCCTGTATGCACAGGACCCGGAATGGATGGTAAACGGCCGGCGAGGTGTGGTGCAGGCCAAGTTGCCAGGGGTACTCCCCATGGCGGATGCGCCCTAG
- a CDS encoding transcriptional repressor, translated as MSAKVQMTRQREAVLAVIQQAEKHLTAQEIYDRVRQQLPGIAYGTVYNALSYLQEVGLVQVVNVGSGPALYDRRLGRHDHVVCRGCGRVLDCLVPGLEQALEQLARETSFQIFHAHVLVEGVCPECQVRHTTR; from the coding sequence ATGTCGGCCAAAGTTCAAATGACCCGCCAGCGCGAGGCCGTGCTGGCGGTCATCCAACAAGCGGAGAAGCATCTGACGGCCCAGGAGATCTACGATCGCGTGCGGCAACAATTGCCAGGGATTGCCTATGGCACTGTCTATAATGCCCTCTCCTATCTGCAAGAGGTGGGCCTCGTCCAGGTGGTCAACGTGGGCAGCGGGCCGGCCCTGTATGATCGGCGCTTAGGCCGCCACGATCATGTGGTATGTCGCGGTTGTGGGAGGGTCCTAGATTGCTTGGTTCCAGGGCTAGAGCAGGCCCTGGAGCAGTTAGCGCGTGAGACGAGCTTCCAGATCTTCCATGCTCACGTCCTGGTGGAGGGGGTATGCCCGGAATGCCAGGTACGCCACACTACGAGATAA
- the dps gene encoding DNA protection during starvation protein, with protein MAEKKHATGRVPHGDISQRVGVEQLEARGVNVPDLINKLIDAAGAEFTTYYYYTILRMYLAGHEDYKEICEDARLEDRAHFELSVPRIYELGGSIPRDIREFADRAGCPDAYLPDQPTAENILVTLLEAERCAIRTWSEICDLTLGKDPRTYDIASRILQEEVEHEAWFIELLAKERGEGPRPSGHFRRGEPGEAPYSKNRPFYNP; from the coding sequence ATGGCTGAGAAGAAGCACGCAACGGGTCGGGTTCCTCATGGCGACATCTCGCAGCGAGTGGGTGTTGAGCAACTGGAGGCCAGGGGCGTCAACGTCCCCGATCTCATCAACAAGCTGATTGATGCGGCCGGCGCTGAGTTTACGACGTACTACTACTATACCATCCTGCGCATGTATCTGGCCGGCCACGAGGACTACAAGGAGATCTGCGAGGATGCCCGCCTGGAGGATCGCGCGCACTTCGAGCTCTCTGTGCCGCGCATTTATGAATTGGGCGGCAGCATCCCGCGTGACATCCGCGAGTTCGCTGACCGGGCTGGCTGCCCGGATGCTTATCTGCCCGATCAGCCCACGGCCGAGAACATCCTGGTCACCTTGCTGGAGGCGGAGCGCTGCGCCATCCGCACCTGGAGCGAGATCTGCGATCTCACCCTCGGCAAGGATCCGCGCACCTATGATATCGCCTCGCGCATCCTCCAGGAGGAGGTCGAGCACGAGGCGTGGTTTATCGAGTTGCTGGCTAAGGAGCGTGGGGAAGGGCCGCGGCCATCCGGTCACTTCCGCCGTGGCGAGCCCGGCGAGGCTCCCTACAGCAAGAATCGCCCCTTCTACAACCCATAA
- a CDS encoding 2Fe-2S iron-sulfur cluster-binding protein, which translates to MSQVYPVTLVFPDGREVTLQVDEGTFILDAAAAAGIDLPHTCLQGWCLTCAAQSLDGNAVCVDHSAARRYFPEDAEGGFVLLCTGRPRGACRLATHRAQAMKAYRRQRGRPAPGA; encoded by the coding sequence ATGTCTCAGGTTTACCCCGTCACCCTCGTCTTCCCCGACGGCCGCGAAGTAACGCTTCAAGTTGATGAGGGCACGTTCATCCTCGATGCGGCCGCAGCAGCCGGGATTGACCTGCCTCACACCTGTCTGCAGGGGTGGTGTCTGACCTGCGCGGCCCAATCGCTTGACGGCAATGCCGTGTGCGTAGACCACAGCGCTGCTCGTCGTTATTTCCCTGAGGATGCCGAAGGGGGCTTTGTTTTGCTGTGCACAGGCAGGCCGCGAGGAGCTTGCCGGCTGGCCACCCATCGTGCTCAGGCGATGAAAGCCTATCGCAGACAGCGCGGCCGTCCTGCCCCCGGCGCATAA
- a CDS encoding 6-phosphofructokinase: MAKRLGVLTSGGDASGMNAAVRAIVRAALDHGLEVFAIYEGYRGMVDGGDCIRRMDWNSVGGILHKGGTVIGTARCAEFRTREGRLRAVRNLLEYGIDNLIVIGGDGSLTGANILRQEWPELVRELATTGQISAEVAEAHPHLAIVGLVGSIDNDMWGTDMTIGADTALHRITEAVDAIGSTAASHQRTFVVEVMGRRCGYLALMGALAGGADWVLIPESPPDIDNWEEKMCEVLRAGRRAGRRDSIVIVAEGAQDRHGNPITSEYVRKVLEERLGEDTRVTILGHVQRGGAPSAFDRNLSTLLGVAAVEEILAATPDSPAYVIGLRGNRITRVPLMECVEKTQAINEAIQAGDYEKAMELRGKNFQEAFRTLRTLVRALPHPPQPGQRRLRLAILHAGAPAPGMNTAVRAAVRLGLDKGHIMLGVYQGFLGLIEGKIEEMSWMSVSGWATMGGAELGTSREVPDGSDLYAIARHIEQFEIQGLLVIGGWNGYQAALRLLQERKNFPSFRIPIVCLPATINNDLPGTELSVGADTALNSIVEVVDKIKQSAVATRRCFVVEVMGRYCGYLALMSALATGAERVYLHEEGISLRDLLDDLELLKSGFRQGKRLGLVIRNEMANPVYTTSFIASLFEEEGGDLFEVRQSILGHLQQGGNPSPFDRILATRLAVKCVDFLEEQAGLSEPGAACIGLVGGEIRFTDLEEIPRLMDWEHRRPKRQWWMDLRPIARMLAQPGPQFFSQKMRGVTQG; the protein is encoded by the coding sequence ATGGCCAAACGTCTCGGCGTGTTAACGAGCGGTGGCGATGCCTCAGGCATGAACGCAGCGGTTCGGGCGATCGTGCGCGCGGCGCTGGATCACGGCTTAGAGGTGTTTGCGATCTACGAGGGATATCGGGGCATGGTGGACGGGGGAGACTGCATCCGCCGTATGGATTGGAACTCGGTAGGGGGGATTCTGCACAAGGGTGGCACTGTAATCGGCACCGCGCGCTGTGCTGAGTTTCGCACGCGCGAGGGGCGGCTGCGGGCCGTCCGTAACCTGCTGGAATACGGCATTGATAACCTGATCGTTATCGGCGGCGACGGGAGCCTCACCGGCGCCAACATTTTGCGGCAGGAGTGGCCGGAGCTGGTCCGGGAGCTGGCAACGACCGGACAGATCAGCGCTGAGGTGGCCGAGGCCCATCCACATCTCGCCATCGTGGGGCTAGTGGGCTCGATTGACAACGATATGTGGGGTACTGACATGACCATCGGCGCTGATACGGCATTGCACCGCATCACTGAGGCGGTGGATGCCATCGGCAGCACGGCGGCCAGCCACCAGCGGACCTTCGTAGTCGAGGTCATGGGACGGCGTTGCGGCTATCTGGCGCTCATGGGCGCGCTGGCTGGCGGCGCCGATTGGGTGCTGATCCCAGAGAGTCCGCCTGACATAGACAACTGGGAAGAGAAGATGTGTGAGGTGCTACGAGCAGGCCGCCGGGCTGGCCGCCGTGATAGCATCGTAATTGTGGCAGAGGGAGCTCAAGATCGGCATGGCAATCCCATCACCAGTGAATACGTAAGAAAAGTGCTGGAAGAACGGCTGGGTGAGGACACGCGCGTGACCATTCTGGGGCATGTCCAGCGCGGTGGCGCCCCCAGCGCGTTCGATCGCAACCTAAGCACGCTGTTGGGGGTGGCCGCCGTAGAGGAGATCTTGGCCGCGACGCCTGATAGCCCTGCCTATGTGATCGGCTTGCGCGGCAATCGCATCACGCGCGTGCCGCTGATGGAATGTGTGGAGAAGACGCAAGCCATCAACGAGGCGATCCAGGCTGGTGATTACGAGAAGGCGATGGAGTTGCGAGGCAAGAACTTCCAGGAGGCATTTCGCACATTGCGTACGCTGGTGCGGGCTTTACCCCATCCACCTCAGCCAGGGCAGCGCCGCCTGCGATTAGCTATCCTGCACGCTGGAGCGCCCGCTCCCGGTATGAACACGGCAGTTCGCGCGGCAGTCCGCCTGGGATTGGACAAAGGTCACATCATGTTGGGGGTATACCAAGGATTCCTTGGGTTGATCGAGGGCAAGATCGAGGAGATGAGTTGGATGAGCGTGAGCGGCTGGGCGACCATGGGCGGCGCCGAGTTGGGGACCAGCCGCGAAGTCCCCGATGGCAGCGATCTTTATGCCATTGCCCGCCACATCGAGCAGTTCGAGATCCAGGGGCTGCTAGTGATCGGTGGATGGAATGGCTATCAAGCGGCGCTTCGGCTCCTGCAAGAGCGCAAGAACTTTCCCTCCTTTCGAATCCCCATCGTCTGTCTGCCAGCTACCATTAACAACGACCTACCAGGGACTGAGCTTAGCGTCGGCGCCGATACTGCGCTGAACAGCATCGTCGAAGTGGTGGATAAGATCAAGCAGTCGGCCGTGGCGACCCGCCGCTGTTTCGTGGTGGAGGTGATGGGGCGCTACTGCGGATACTTGGCGCTGATGAGCGCGCTGGCCACCGGAGCTGAGCGGGTCTACCTGCATGAGGAGGGGATCTCCCTGCGCGATCTGCTGGACGATCTGGAGCTGTTGAAGAGCGGCTTCAGGCAGGGGAAACGGTTGGGCCTGGTCATCCGCAATGAGATGGCAAATCCCGTGTACACTACTTCCTTCATCGCCTCGCTGTTCGAGGAGGAGGGAGGCGACCTCTTCGAGGTGCGGCAGTCTATCCTAGGCCATCTCCAGCAGGGTGGAAATCCTTCGCCGTTTGACCGCATTCTGGCCACCCGGCTCGCGGTCAAGTGCGTGGATTTCCTGGAGGAACAGGCGGGCTTGTCAGAGCCTGGAGCTGCCTGCATTGGCCTGGTCGGCGGCGAGATCCGTTTCACCGATCTGGAGGAGATCCCGCGACTGATGGATTGGGAGCATCGCCGGCCCAAGCGGCAATGGTGGATGGACCTGCGGCCTATCGCCCGCATGCTAGCTCAGCCAGGTCCCCAGTTCTTTTCCCAAAAGATGAGGGGAGTGACGCAAGGGTAA
- a CDS encoding glycerol-3-phosphate dehydrogenase has protein sequence MAIVGAGLMGTATAWPLSDNGHQVRLVGTHLDGDIIKSCKERRFHPRLKRELPPNVQPYYVEEIAEALDGVEIIVSGVNSLGVHWIGRTIGPYLQPGQLIIAVTKGLEAAPNGDLKILPDVLASELPEAIRDQVKLAAIGGPCIAGELAGRRQTCVVFGSRDGEAVERLAAAFRTSYYHVWTTTDLVGLEVCAALKNAYTLGVGLAAGLLERAGGPDSADAHMHNLAAAIFAQGCTEIARMLQIVGGSSAFAYGLPGPGDLYVTSMGGRTVRLGRLLGQGHTYTEARSIMAGETLESAEIIRTMGEALPKLIKRGLVASDEVPLLRALIDIVVYGRPVELPLDAFFSDRRRIMS, from the coding sequence GTGGCGATCGTCGGCGCGGGCTTGATGGGGACGGCCACGGCCTGGCCGCTGTCTGACAACGGGCATCAGGTGCGGCTGGTAGGCACCCATCTGGACGGTGACATCATCAAGAGCTGTAAGGAGCGGCGATTTCACCCCCGGTTGAAGCGCGAGCTGCCGCCTAATGTGCAGCCATATTACGTGGAGGAGATCGCCGAGGCGTTGGATGGCGTGGAGATCATCGTGAGTGGCGTGAACTCGCTGGGCGTGCACTGGATCGGCCGGACGATCGGGCCATATCTGCAGCCGGGGCAGTTGATCATCGCCGTGACCAAGGGGCTGGAGGCAGCTCCCAACGGCGATCTCAAGATCCTGCCAGATGTGCTGGCGAGCGAGCTGCCAGAGGCGATCCGGGATCAGGTCAAGCTAGCAGCCATCGGCGGGCCGTGTATCGCCGGGGAATTGGCCGGCCGTCGTCAGACATGCGTCGTCTTCGGCTCGCGCGATGGCGAGGCGGTGGAACGGCTGGCCGCGGCGTTCCGCACCTCGTATTACCATGTGTGGACGACCACTGACCTCGTAGGGCTAGAGGTGTGCGCGGCGCTGAAGAACGCTTACACGCTAGGAGTAGGGTTGGCCGCCGGGTTGTTGGAGCGAGCAGGGGGGCCGGATTCAGCAGATGCACATATGCACAACCTGGCAGCAGCGATCTTCGCGCAGGGGTGCACAGAGATCGCCCGCATGTTGCAAATTGTGGGGGGCAGCAGCGCCTTCGCTTACGGCTTGCCCGGGCCTGGCGATCTCTATGTGACGAGCATGGGAGGGCGCACCGTGCGGCTGGGACGGCTGCTGGGCCAGGGGCATACTTATACCGAAGCGCGGTCCATCATGGCCGGTGAGACGCTAGAATCGGCTGAGATCATACGGACGATGGGAGAGGCGCTGCCTAAGCTCATAAAGCGTGGCCTCGTGGCATCGGACGAGGTTCCTCTTTTGCGGGCGTTGATAGATATCGTCGTCTATGGCCGACCGGTAGAGCTACCGTTGGATGCCTTCTTTTCAGATCGCCGCCGGATTATGTCGTGA